The genomic interval TCGGTGGCCCGACCTTCGCGGAATGGCTTGTCACACAGTGAATTCCCGTTCTATAGCCACCGTACGGCAGACCGGACAGCTTGCTGCCCAGTGAGTTTCGGACCGATCAGCAGCCCTGCGGTGCCTGACCGGCGTCCACGGCATACCAGGCCGAGCCGATCATGAACCCGACCACGCCTCCGATGATCGCGCCGGGGATAGCGCCGAACAGCAGGACCGGCACGCCCAGGATCGCACCCACCGTGCTGCCGAGCACGGCGGCGATCGCGCCCCGAAGTTCGAGGCTGTCGCCCGGCGCCATGCAGGCCGCGACGGGCGTCGCCGCCGGTGCGACCGCCTCGGCGGCCGCGACGGGCGCGGGCGGGGGTTCAGCCGAGGCGACGCCCCCGAATCCGACGATGAGCAGCACGGCGACAACGGCGCCGAGCACAGTGCAGGCCAATCTCTGGATCGTGTTCACGCAGGTCCCTGCTCGTTCGAAAGTGATTCGCGCCCCGGCAGTTCCGGGAAGCAACCCATCTTTACCCACTTTCCGCGGCGACGCTGCCTTTTCCGGATCGATCGGCGGGCTCGACGTGGGCGAACCAGGTGGCCGCCGCCGCGGCCGGCAGCACCTCTTCCAGCGCTAAATCGCCTGGCATGTAGGGAAAGAACCGTCCGGCGGGCCAGTGCCGCCGATACGGCGGCGGGTCGAGAACCAGCAGACGGACGCCCTCGACCAGTGGGATATCGGAGGGCGTGCCCTCGTTCCAGATCCACTCACCGCTGGGTGATACGAGATTGAACGAACCAACCGTCGGCACCATGCCCTCGGCGTCCCGGCACGCCGCGACCGCATCGTCGGCCGGTGCTTCACCCGCCACGTAGCCGCCGCCGATCAGCTCGTGGGCGAGCAGGGTGTGCAGCTGAAAGTTGTCGCCCATCCCCGACATTCGCATCCGGTACGCCGTGCCGGTCTCGCGGTGCAGGACAACCAGCGGTTCGTCGTCCAGGACGCGCAGCACATAGTCGAGGCATTTGTTCCAGCGGCCGGAGACCTCGGCGAAGCTGTCGTGCCGCTCCTGGAGCAGGGCGCGGATAGGGCCCAGGCGCTTGCGGACCGCCGGTCGTTGCAGCATGGCGAGGCCCGAGCGCTCCCAGTCCGGCTGCGTCCACCAGGCCATGACGTGCACCGGGTCGAACACCTCGAACAGCTCGGTGAACGGGACCTCCACCTCCTCTTCCGGATCCGGCAGGTCGATGTCCATGATCTCGGACCACTGCCGCGCGAACGTCGCGGCGTGCTCCAGATTCCGCGCCAGGTTCGCCAGCACGCGGGGCGCGCAGGCCACCGGGTCGGCGCCGTATTCGACGCACGCGCCGATCAGGACAGCGAGCTGGCCGCGTGCCAGCGGTGGCACCTCGTTGAGGATGGCGACCAGCGGATTCGCGGCCTGAGTCAGCTCCGCGGGTGTCGCATCCTGATACGCCGTCCGCATACGCTGGTCCGCGGCGGCCATGTCCGCGCCTACTCCGCCGCGTACCGCGTCGATGAAATCGTTTACGGCAGTGTGGAATCCGCCGGTAACCCCGTTCACCAGCGACACGGTATCGGCTCGGCCGGAGCATGTCGACCGGTGTCAGCGGGGGGCGGTCAGGTCGTAGAGCAGGACGCCGTCGACCTCGGTACCGGTGAAGTGTTCCCGCACCCACTGCGTGATCTGCGCCGAGACGCCCGCGCCGCCGCCGGGTCCGCGACTGTCACCGCCGATGAAGTAGTGGATCTTCCCCTGGGCGACATACTCCCGGAACTGCTCCAGCGTCGGCGCGGGGTCGCTGCCGTTGAAGCCGCCGATCGGCAGCACCGGAAGTTCCGTGGCCAGCTGGTAGCCCGCGGCGCTCTGCGCTCCGATGGTCGCCGCCACCCAGGTGTAGCCGGCGCTGCCCCGCTCCAGCAGCGCGGTGACCTGCGCGCTGGGCGTCCCGGCGCCGAGCAGTCCGCTGGGGCCGCCCTCGCGTCCCGTCGCTCGGCCGTCGGGTCCGTCGATCCGCACGGCGGTGCCCGGGGCCAGTTCGAGCATGCCTTCCGGGCCACCCATCATGCGCATGCCGCCGCGTCCGCCCACGTTCGGACCCGCGGTCGGAATCGAGCCCTGATGGGCGGACGCGATCGTGTCGACGCTGTAGGCGACCGGTCCGGCCAGCCCGGCGAACGCGGCGACCAGCGCGGTGACCAGCGCGAGCTTGCGTGGTGCGGGGAAAGCGACGGCGAGTGTGGCGAGGATGCCGGCCGCGAGCACCGCCCAGCGCAGCCACGGCACGAAACTCGCACTGCGGGACAGTAATACCCACGCCGTCGCGGTGGTCAGTCCGAGGGCGGCGGCCAGCGTGAGGCGCGCCCAGAGCCGCTCGCGGACCCGCCACAGCTGGGTCGCGCCCGCCCCCACCAGTGCGGCTACGGCCGGCGCCAGTGCCACCGTGTAGTACTCGTGGAAAATGCCCGCCATATAGCTGAACACCAACCCGGTCACCAGCAGCCAGCCGCCCCAGAGGATCAGCGCCGCTCGGCGGCCGTCCGTACGGGTAGCCTTGCCGCGCAACAGGATTCCGGCGGCCAACCCGACCAGGGCGGCCGGGAGCAACCAGGCGATCTGCCCGCCCTGCGCGGCCTCGAACATCCGGGTGATGCCGGTGCTGCCCCACATGCCGTTGCCGCCGGGCGGCAGCTCCGTACCACCGCCGCCGACGCTGCCGACCTCGTTGCCGTTCAACCGCCCGAGCCCGTTGTAGC from Nocardia goodfellowii carries:
- a CDS encoding glycosyltransferase family 39 protein — its product is MTPPTARRGPISLERRPRWELPALALLVLGTLIGYLCNLSANGWANSFYSAAVQAGSQSWTAFFFGSSDAANSITVDKPPAALWLMELSVRAFGLNSWSILVPEVLLGVASVALLWATVRRPFGPAAGLLAGLVLAVTPVAALMFRFNNPEALLVFLMVAAAWAMTRAVADGRTRWLVLTGALIGFGFLTKQLQVLLVVPALALTYLIAGPPRLGKRVLQLLAAGASMIVAVELWPASARPWIGGSQHNSILELTLGYNGLGRLNGNEVGSVGGGGTELPPGGNGMWGSTGITRMFEAAQGGQIAWLLPAALVGLAAGILLRGKATRTDGRRAALILWGGWLLVTGLVFSYMAGIFHEYYTVALAPAVAALVGAGATQLWRVRERLWARLTLAAALGLTTATAWVLLSRSASFVPWLRWAVLAAGILATLAVAFPAPRKLALVTALVAAFAGLAGPVAYSVDTIASAHQGSIPTAGPNVGGRGGMRMMGGPEGMLELAPGTAVRIDGPDGRATGREGGPSGLLGAGTPSAQVTALLERGSAGYTWVAATIGAQSAAGYQLATELPVLPIGGFNGSDPAPTLEQFREYVAQGKIHYFIGGDSRGPGGGAGVSAQITQWVREHFTGTEVDGVLLYDLTAPR